From the genome of Geoglobus ahangari, one region includes:
- a CDS encoding HAD family hydrolase, whose product MRLVVFDLDGTLVEFNIPVERIKSLLGIRGSILEEIMRSENAPEMLQILERHEVESARNSRLYPGVREFLELLGEHGVVTALYTRNSWKSVRINLKKHRLSFDYVFTREDDVKPSPLPVLHLMEEVNAGRNDTAMVGDYLFDYQTARNAGIQFWMHVNERNRDFLDRFSIRPDLTFSSFYELSGIVRRMLNGSR is encoded by the coding sequence GTGAGGCTTGTAGTCTTCGACCTTGACGGCACCCTCGTGGAGTTCAACATTCCGGTTGAGAGGATAAAATCCCTGCTCGGTATAAGGGGCTCGATCCTCGAGGAGATAATGAGGAGCGAAAACGCCCCGGAGATGCTTCAAATTCTCGAGAGGCATGAGGTTGAGAGCGCGAGAAACTCGAGGCTCTACCCGGGTGTGAGGGAGTTTCTGGAGCTTCTGGGTGAGCACGGGGTGGTTACCGCCCTCTACACGAGAAACTCATGGAAGAGCGTAAGGATAAATCTGAAGAAGCACCGCCTCTCCTTCGACTACGTTTTCACGAGGGAGGATGACGTTAAGCCCTCCCCTCTCCCAGTCCTCCACCTGATGGAGGAGGTGAATGCTGGCAGAAATGATACGGCGATGGTTGGCGACTACCTCTTCGACTACCAGACCGCAAGGAACGCCGGAATCCAGTTCTGGATGCATGTAAACGAGAGGAACAGGGATTTTCTGGACAGGTTCTCGATCAGACCTGACCTCACCTTCTCGAGCTTTTATGAGCTCTCCGGAATTGTGAGGAGGATGCTGAATGGATCTCGATAG
- a CDS encoding ABC transporter ATP-binding protein, whose product MIRVEGLKKYYPVQKSAIEALISRKREYIRAVDGVTFSVGKGEVLSLVGESGCGKTTTGRMIVGLEHPTEGRILYNGKDISNLSGEEFREMRRKIQMIFQDPYASLNPRMRIGDHLIDPLLIHGIADKDEAKEIAMRMLDRVGLPGEEFYGRMPHQLSGGQRQRVVIARAMILKPEFVVADEAVSMIDVSLRASILQLLMEFKRDYNLSMIFITHDISVGKIVSDRIAVMYLGRIVEIGDIDEVIHHPRHPYTAALLSSVPSFVKRRESVEIRGDIANPIDIPKGCRFHPRCPLARDKCRKEEPEISEEKHGFACHYPLDIAF is encoded by the coding sequence ATGATCAGGGTTGAGGGGCTGAAGAAATACTACCCGGTTCAGAAGTCCGCCATAGAGGCGCTGATCTCGAGGAAGAGGGAGTACATAAGGGCAGTTGACGGCGTGACTTTCAGCGTCGGGAAGGGTGAGGTGCTCTCGCTCGTCGGCGAGTCGGGGTGCGGGAAGACAACAACCGGAAGGATGATCGTGGGGCTTGAGCACCCCACGGAGGGTAGGATCCTCTACAATGGCAAGGACATCTCGAATCTGAGTGGTGAGGAGTTCAGGGAGATGAGGAGAAAGATACAGATGATCTTTCAGGATCCCTACGCCTCCCTCAACCCGAGGATGAGGATCGGAGACCACCTGATAGACCCGCTGCTCATTCACGGCATAGCGGACAAGGACGAGGCGAAGGAGATCGCGATGAGAATGCTCGACAGGGTCGGACTGCCAGGGGAGGAGTTCTACGGCAGGATGCCCCATCAGCTCTCGGGTGGACAGAGGCAGAGGGTGGTGATCGCGAGGGCCATGATCCTGAAGCCAGAGTTCGTTGTTGCGGACGAGGCTGTTTCGATGATAGACGTCAGCCTCAGAGCATCCATCCTGCAGCTCCTGATGGAGTTCAAGAGGGACTACAACCTCAGCATGATCTTCATAACCCACGACATTTCCGTCGGCAAGATAGTCAGCGACAGGATAGCGGTGATGTACCTCGGCAGGATAGTGGAGATTGGAGACATAGATGAGGTCATCCACCACCCCCGACACCCATACACCGCCGCTCTCCTCTCCTCAGTCCCCAGCTTCGTCAAGAGGAGGGAGAGTGTTGAGATTAGAGGAGATATAGCCAACCCCATAGACATTCCGAAGGGATGCAGGTTCCACCCACGCTGCCCGCTCGCGAGGGACAAGTGCAGGAAGGAGGAGCCGGAAATATCTGAGGAGAAGCATGGCTTTGCCTGCCACTACCCACTTGACATAGCTTTTTAA
- a CDS encoding oligopeptide/dipeptide ABC transporter ATP-binding protein, whose product MLIDIRNLETHFVSRKGIVRAVDRVSLSFDSGEFVSVVGESGCGKSTLAYSIMRLISPPGKVAGGEVWFDGRDLLRLSEEEMRDLRGKEIGMVFQDPMTSLDPLEKIGDQMVETILEHRDVDKKEARELAGDMLEKVGLPRNRLNYYPHQLSGGQRQRVMIAMAVMLNPKLLIADEPTTALDVIVQEKIMDLLDELRGEGKAIMLITHDFALASERSDRIAVMYAGWLVEYGRADKLVNEPLHPYSQGLIQSVPDLWIDREIKPLPGSPPDLSNPPEGCRFRPRCSRASDICRKEPPSVEVDGRIVKCWLYEVGE is encoded by the coding sequence ATGCTCATCGACATCAGAAATCTGGAAACCCACTTCGTCTCGAGGAAAGGGATCGTCAGGGCGGTTGACAGGGTTAGCCTGTCCTTCGACTCCGGAGAGTTCGTCTCGGTTGTTGGGGAGTCGGGATGTGGCAAGTCAACCCTCGCGTACTCCATAATGAGGCTCATCTCCCCTCCGGGGAAGGTGGCTGGAGGAGAGGTGTGGTTTGACGGCAGAGACCTCCTCAGGCTGAGCGAGGAGGAGATGAGGGACCTGAGGGGGAAGGAGATAGGGATGGTGTTTCAGGATCCCATGACGAGCCTCGACCCCCTCGAGAAGATCGGAGACCAGATGGTCGAGACGATTCTGGAACACAGGGATGTGGATAAAAAAGAGGCGAGGGAGCTCGCGGGAGACATGCTCGAGAAGGTCGGACTGCCGAGGAACAGGCTGAACTACTACCCGCACCAGCTCTCGGGTGGACAGAGGCAGAGGGTGATGATCGCCATGGCCGTGATGCTCAACCCCAAGCTCCTCATAGCCGATGAGCCAACCACAGCTCTGGACGTGATAGTTCAGGAGAAGATCATGGATCTGCTTGACGAGCTTAGGGGCGAGGGGAAGGCGATAATGCTCATAACTCACGACTTTGCCCTCGCATCTGAGAGGAGCGACAGGATAGCGGTGATGTACGCGGGATGGCTTGTGGAGTATGGCAGAGCGGATAAGCTTGTCAACGAACCCCTCCACCCCTACTCTCAGGGACTGATCCAGTCCGTCCCGGATCTCTGGATTGACAGGGAGATCAAACCCCTACCCGGCTCACCCCCCGACCTCTCAAATCCGCCAGAGGGGTGCAGGTTCAGGCCGAGGTGCAGTAGAGCAAGTGACATCTGCAGGAAGGAGCCGCCGAGCGTGGAGGTTGACGGCAGGATCGTGAAGTGCTGGCTCTACGAGGTGGGAGAATGA
- a CDS encoding ABC transporter permease: MEVRNLATSIFSFIPKYEGRYMVIAGLIIVLSIVFMAIFAPLIAPYDPVEMTDDVLQPPSLKHPMGTDNLGRDVLSRIIFGSRIVLMVVFTAGLFSMLIGVPLGLISGYYGGKLDRALSMVMDSMYAFPSLILAIAIAAVLGPSVINAVIAISVVYVPTYFRMIRGQVLSLKTRLFVEAARTVGASDARILAKYILPNVVPTLVVVFSLNIADAILTEAGLSFLGFIVSAPTPDWGFELGSGRPYLPAGYWWMITFPGLMVMLLSLGFALIGEGLSEVYAPRRER, encoded by the coding sequence ATGGAAGTGAGAAACCTCGCCACATCAATCTTCTCCTTCATACCCAAGTACGAGGGCAGGTACATGGTTATAGCCGGGCTGATCATAGTCCTCTCAATAGTGTTCATGGCCATCTTTGCCCCGCTGATCGCCCCGTACGACCCTGTGGAGATGACAGACGACGTGCTGCAGCCTCCGAGCCTCAAGCACCCCATGGGCACCGACAACCTCGGAAGGGACGTGCTATCGAGGATAATCTTCGGCTCGAGGATAGTGCTGATGGTCGTGTTCACAGCGGGCCTGTTCTCCATGCTCATCGGCGTTCCTCTCGGCCTGATCTCCGGCTATTACGGTGGGAAGCTCGACAGGGCCCTTTCAATGGTCATGGACTCGATGTATGCTTTCCCCAGCCTCATTCTCGCCATCGCAATTGCTGCTGTCCTTGGCCCGAGCGTTATAAACGCCGTGATCGCCATCTCAGTCGTCTACGTTCCGACATACTTCAGGATGATCAGGGGGCAGGTTCTCAGCCTGAAGACGAGGCTGTTCGTGGAGGCGGCGAGGACAGTCGGGGCGAGCGACGCGAGGATCCTTGCTAAGTACATACTTCCGAATGTCGTTCCAACCCTCGTCGTCGTCTTTTCCTTAAACATTGCAGATGCGATTCTGACCGAGGCCGGTCTCAGCTTTCTTGGATTCATCGTGAGCGCCCCAACTCCAGACTGGGGATTTGAGCTCGGCTCCGGAAGACCCTACCTGCCAGCAGGCTACTGGTGGATGATCACGTTCCCGGGTCTGATGGTCATGCTGCTCTCTCTTGGCTTCGCGCTGATAGGTGAGGGCCTGAGCGAGGTTTACGCTCCGAGGAGGGAGAGATGA
- a CDS encoding ABC transporter permease, whose translation MSSLKAYIITRTLMVIPTVLILLTLVFFIMRILPGDPISAMVGQKVPEEVLERMREEAGLNKPLAVQYIDYLKGVFTGDLGNSMIWGRRPVVEEIMDRFPATLELTIFGFTISVLLGVLTGSIAAFRRGSKVDAGMRIYSVVAYTLFIPWFGMLLQMLFGVYMKVLPIGGRITPGLAPEHITGLYVLDSILTMNLESLKASLLHLLLPSLTLGIVLSGAYTRILRNNLIDVLNQDFITAYRARGVRERKVIKHAMKNAFIPVVTLMGLQFAILLAGAVLTESTFSWPGMGTFLLERIEYRDYNSVQGAIVFYAVFVALISLVVDVIYALLDPRIRY comes from the coding sequence ATGTCCTCCCTCAAGGCGTACATCATAACGAGGACGCTGATGGTCATTCCGACCGTTCTGATTCTCCTGACCCTCGTTTTCTTCATCATGAGAATTCTTCCCGGAGACCCGATTTCTGCGATGGTCGGGCAGAAGGTGCCGGAAGAGGTTCTGGAGAGGATGAGGGAAGAGGCGGGGCTGAACAAGCCCCTCGCTGTGCAGTACATCGACTACCTGAAGGGCGTATTCACAGGCGACCTCGGGAACTCCATGATCTGGGGCAGAAGGCCAGTGGTTGAGGAGATAATGGATCGTTTCCCGGCCACGCTCGAGCTCACGATATTTGGATTCACCATAAGCGTTCTTCTCGGAGTCCTCACCGGCTCAATCGCTGCTTTCAGGAGGGGGAGCAAGGTTGATGCCGGGATGAGGATCTACAGCGTCGTGGCATACACCCTCTTCATACCATGGTTCGGGATGCTTCTCCAGATGCTTTTCGGAGTCTACATGAAGGTTCTGCCGATAGGCGGGAGGATAACTCCTGGGCTTGCTCCGGAGCACATCACGGGCCTTTACGTGCTCGACTCTATCCTCACGATGAACCTCGAGTCTCTCAAAGCCTCTCTCCTCCACCTGCTTCTGCCCTCCCTCACGCTCGGCATCGTCCTTTCCGGGGCCTACACGAGGATCCTCAGGAACAACCTGATTGACGTCCTGAATCAGGACTTCATAACCGCTTACAGGGCGAGGGGTGTGAGGGAGAGGAAGGTTATAAAGCACGCGATGAAGAACGCGTTCATTCCTGTGGTAACTCTCATGGGCCTGCAGTTCGCCATACTTCTCGCAGGGGCCGTGCTCACGGAGTCCACGTTCTCATGGCCGGGAATGGGAACGTTCCTGCTTGAGAGGATTGAGTACAGGGACTACAACTCCGTTCAGGGTGCCATAGTTTTCTACGCGGTTTTCGTTGCGCTGATAAGTCTGGTGGTGGACGTGATATACGCGCTGCTCGACCCGAGGATAAGGTACTGA
- a CDS encoding ABC transporter substrate-binding protein, whose protein sequence is MARHKVLVVGLLLLVLLFAGCAGEKQEAPKATATPTPEQKATEAPKAEMKTITIGVTDKITDLDPANAYDFYTWEVMNNIMGGLMRYKPGTTELEPFLAESYEVQDGGKVYIFHLRKDLKFADGTPCTAEDVVRSIKRVMELQGDPSWLVTDFVENVEAVDQYTVKFTLKKPVSYFLALTATPPYFPVHPDYKPDAIDPDQTAGGVGPYKIVEWVRDQELILETNENFFGEKPKVDRVVVKFYKDATTLRLALERGEVDIAWRTLSPVDIQSLKGKEGLQVIEAPGGFIRYLVLNGNENTDFPTKNKLVRQAIAAAIDRQDIINKVYMGTMEPLYSLVPNGMWSHIDAFKDKYGDGNIDLARQLLTQAGYSEDNKLKLELWWTPTHYGDTEKDLAQVLKAQLEKTGMIEVELKSAEWSTYVDYARKSAMMASLFGWYPDYLDPDDYTAPFLKSTANNWLGYPYADEEMDKLIEDASKATSMQEREELYKQIQQKLAEDAPIIPLVQGKLTVVAKDNVKGITLDPTMIFRYYLLDIS, encoded by the coding sequence ATGGCAAGGCACAAGGTTTTGGTAGTGGGTCTTCTGCTTCTGGTACTGCTGTTTGCGGGCTGTGCCGGAGAGAAGCAGGAGGCCCCGAAGGCGACTGCCACGCCCACTCCAGAGCAAAAGGCCACAGAGGCTCCGAAGGCTGAGATGAAGACGATCACCATAGGTGTAACCGACAAGATCACCGACCTCGATCCTGCAAACGCTTACGACTTCTACACGTGGGAAGTGATGAACAACATAATGGGCGGACTGATGAGGTACAAGCCCGGAACAACCGAGCTCGAGCCGTTCCTGGCTGAGAGCTACGAGGTGCAGGACGGGGGCAAGGTCTACATCTTCCACCTGAGGAAGGATCTGAAGTTTGCTGATGGAACTCCATGCACGGCAGAGGACGTTGTCAGGAGCATAAAGAGGGTCATGGAGCTTCAGGGAGATCCGTCATGGCTCGTGACCGACTTCGTTGAGAACGTGGAGGCTGTGGATCAGTACACGGTCAAGTTCACGCTGAAGAAGCCGGTGTCGTACTTCCTCGCCCTCACGGCAACGCCACCCTACTTCCCGGTGCATCCGGACTACAAGCCCGACGCAATTGACCCCGACCAGACTGCCGGAGGGGTCGGGCCGTACAAGATCGTTGAGTGGGTGAGGGATCAGGAGCTGATCCTCGAGACCAACGAGAACTTCTTCGGTGAGAAGCCCAAGGTGGACAGGGTCGTTGTGAAGTTCTACAAGGACGCCACGACTTTGAGGCTCGCGCTCGAGAGGGGAGAGGTCGACATCGCCTGGAGAACTCTCTCGCCTGTGGACATCCAGTCGCTGAAGGGCAAGGAGGGACTGCAGGTCATCGAGGCGCCGGGTGGTTTCATCAGGTACCTCGTCCTGAACGGCAACGAGAACACCGACTTCCCGACCAAGAACAAGCTCGTCAGGCAGGCAATAGCCGCAGCCATAGACAGGCAGGATATAATCAACAAGGTCTACATGGGCACGATGGAGCCGCTCTACTCCCTCGTTCCAAACGGAATGTGGAGCCACATTGATGCGTTCAAGGACAAGTACGGCGACGGCAACATAGACCTCGCAAGGCAGCTCCTCACACAGGCTGGCTACAGCGAGGACAACAAGCTCAAGCTCGAACTCTGGTGGACGCCCACCCATTACGGTGACACCGAGAAGGATCTCGCTCAGGTTCTGAAGGCGCAGCTCGAGAAGACCGGAATGATCGAGGTCGAGCTCAAGAGTGCTGAGTGGTCGACGTACGTTGACTACGCGAGGAAGTCTGCGATGATGGCATCTCTCTTCGGCTGGTACCCCGACTACCTCGATCCGGATGACTACACCGCACCGTTCCTGAAGAGCACCGCCAACAACTGGCTCGGATATCCGTATGCAGATGAGGAGATGGACAAGCTGATCGAGGACGCATCAAAGGCCACGTCGATGCAGGAGAGGGAGGAGCTCTACAAGCAGATCCAGCAGAAGCTTGCTGAGGATGCGCCAATAATTCCGCTGGTGCAGGGCAAGCTCACGGTCGTTGCGAAGGACAACGTCAAGGGCATAACGCTCGACCCGACGATGATCTTCAGGTACTACCTGCTGGACATATCCTAA
- the serB gene encoding phosphoserine phosphatase SerB, with amino-acid sequence MELLAVSVFGVDRPGIVFRITEVLAEANINIVDIEQNVIQGIFTMFIVGDISGCTLSVDEIRERLERVAEEIGVHVHLSPFEKTDQKEKRRYVITVIGKDRVGIVRDVSRILYSHGVNIEKTTLTARDQLISISIEVDMRDADVEEVKRRLKEEIEQTGLDVVIQPYGIAKEEKRLIVFDMDSTLIDAEIIDELAKMAGVEDEVRELTSKAMNGEIDFETALRERVKLLEGLPVEVMEKIYDQIKLTEGAKELIESLKKAGYKVALVSGGFTYFTEKLKNELGLDYAFGNELEIKDGKLTGRIKGKVITAEEKARIIEEIARKEGIRRENIVAVGDGANDRIMIERAGLGIAFNAKDALKEVADGLISKENLIGLASILKLPSEFKKRL; translated from the coding sequence GTGGAGCTGTTAGCAGTCTCCGTCTTCGGCGTGGACAGGCCCGGGATAGTTTTCAGGATAACCGAGGTCTTAGCGGAGGCGAACATAAACATTGTGGACATAGAGCAGAACGTGATTCAGGGAATATTCACGATGTTCATAGTCGGCGACATCTCCGGCTGCACGCTGAGCGTTGACGAGATCCGCGAGAGGCTGGAGAGGGTGGCTGAGGAGATTGGAGTTCACGTTCACCTCTCCCCCTTTGAAAAGACCGACCAGAAGGAGAAGAGAAGGTACGTCATAACGGTCATAGGCAAGGACAGGGTCGGGATAGTCAGGGACGTCTCGAGAATCCTCTACTCTCACGGCGTGAACATCGAGAAAACCACCCTGACTGCGAGAGATCAGCTCATCTCAATATCCATCGAGGTGGACATGAGGGATGCAGACGTCGAGGAGGTCAAGAGAAGGCTGAAGGAGGAGATCGAGCAGACAGGGCTTGACGTCGTGATCCAGCCCTACGGCATAGCGAAGGAGGAGAAGAGGCTGATAGTCTTCGACATGGACTCCACTCTCATCGACGCGGAAATCATTGACGAGCTGGCGAAAATGGCGGGGGTGGAGGACGAGGTAAGGGAGCTGACCAGCAAGGCGATGAACGGGGAGATAGACTTTGAGACAGCGCTGAGGGAGAGGGTGAAGCTCCTCGAAGGCCTGCCCGTTGAGGTCATGGAGAAAATATACGACCAGATAAAGCTAACCGAGGGAGCGAAGGAGCTCATCGAGAGCCTGAAAAAAGCCGGTTACAAGGTCGCCCTTGTGAGCGGGGGGTTCACGTACTTCACCGAGAAGCTGAAGAACGAGCTCGGCCTTGACTACGCATTCGGAAACGAGCTGGAGATAAAGGATGGGAAGCTCACAGGCAGGATAAAGGGCAAAGTCATAACTGCCGAGGAGAAGGCGAGGATAATCGAGGAGATCGCGAGGAAGGAGGGGATAAGGAGGGAGAACATAGTCGCTGTTGGTGACGGGGCAAACGACAGGATAATGATAGAGAGAGCAGGTCTGGGGATAGCGTTCAACGCCAAGGACGCGCTTAAAGAGGTGGCCGACGGATTGATAAGCAAGGAGAACCTCATCGGACTTGCGAGCATCCTGAAGCTGCCATCCGAGTTCAAGAAGAGGCTCTGA
- the hdrA2 gene encoding CoB-CoM heterodisulfide reductase HdrA2 yields the protein MRVGVFVCHCGLNIARVVDVNEVTEYAKTLPDVAYATDIKYSCSDSGQEEIIQAIKDHNLDAIVVAACSPKLHEVTFRKAAMRAGLNPYMVVMANIREQCSWVHQERPKAATAKAKDLVRMAVASARALEPLSRRQTDVKRAVAVIGGGVAGIEAALNIADAGIKVYLIEKAPTIGGHMATLNEVFPTNDCSICILAPKMSEALNHENIEVITNAELKDFEGHVGNFRLKIIKHPRYVDESKCKGCIDDCSSVCPVEVPNEFDYTIGTRKAIYLPIPQSTPLYAAIDWQHCIGCRLCEKACEPEAIDFEQKPEEIEIEVGAVIVATGYKPFDARRKEEYGYGIYKNVITSLELERLLSASGPTLGELLRPSDSSVPKRIAFIQCVGSRDEKTNKYCSRVCCMASLKNAFAIKERYPDAEITVFYIDIRAYGRMYEEFYTRTQEKGIRFIRARVGEIYEKDDGTLVLSYENTLLGEVFEEEFDLVVLSIGMEGNTEVAKKLGISVGEDGFYEVAHPKLRPAETDVKGIFLAGTASGPKDIQDSVASAGLAAAKAMELIVRGQAEFDPYNAYVDQDKCIGCGVCVSVCNFNAAFMEGKKAKIDPNACVMCGVCVASCPADAIDMGFFKEEAIVSAIDALAEEKSMEPLVLAFACHYCSYGAADLAGTTKVQYEPNIRIIRTLCSGRVDPEWILRALKKGIDGVIVSGCRLGECHFKVGNYHAKDRVEAIKKALEEVGINPERVTAIWHSAGEASGIAEDFNNFVEKLRELGPIEEEVRRNG from the coding sequence ATGAGGGTGGGTGTATTCGTCTGTCACTGCGGTTTAAACATCGCAAGGGTCGTTGACGTTAATGAGGTAACCGAGTACGCAAAAACCCTGCCTGACGTCGCCTACGCGACGGACATAAAGTACAGCTGCTCGGACAGCGGGCAGGAGGAGATAATCCAAGCCATAAAGGATCACAACCTCGATGCGATTGTTGTCGCAGCCTGCAGTCCGAAGCTGCACGAGGTCACGTTCAGGAAGGCCGCGATGAGGGCTGGCCTAAACCCGTACATGGTCGTCATGGCCAACATCAGGGAGCAGTGCTCGTGGGTTCATCAGGAGAGGCCGAAGGCAGCCACTGCAAAGGCAAAGGATCTCGTGAGGATGGCTGTGGCGAGTGCGAGAGCCCTCGAACCCCTCTCGAGAAGGCAGACCGACGTGAAGAGGGCTGTGGCGGTCATAGGAGGAGGAGTTGCAGGAATAGAGGCGGCGCTGAACATAGCCGATGCGGGGATAAAGGTGTACCTCATAGAGAAGGCCCCGACAATCGGCGGGCACATGGCCACCCTGAACGAGGTTTTTCCGACAAACGACTGCTCCATCTGCATCCTCGCCCCGAAGATGAGCGAGGCCCTGAACCACGAGAACATTGAGGTCATCACAAACGCGGAGCTGAAGGACTTCGAGGGGCATGTGGGCAACTTCAGGCTGAAGATCATCAAGCACCCGAGGTATGTTGACGAGAGCAAGTGCAAGGGCTGCATTGACGACTGCAGCTCGGTCTGCCCGGTAGAGGTGCCGAACGAGTTCGACTACACCATAGGCACGAGGAAGGCAATATACCTCCCAATCCCGCAGTCAACCCCGCTCTACGCGGCAATAGACTGGCAGCACTGCATAGGCTGCAGGCTCTGCGAGAAGGCCTGCGAGCCAGAGGCAATAGACTTCGAGCAGAAGCCGGAGGAGATCGAGATAGAGGTTGGGGCCGTCATCGTTGCCACAGGATACAAACCCTTTGACGCGAGAAGGAAGGAGGAGTACGGATACGGGATATACAAGAACGTTATCACGTCTCTCGAGCTTGAAAGGCTACTCTCAGCCAGCGGGCCTACACTCGGGGAGCTTCTCAGGCCTTCAGACTCGTCCGTGCCAAAGAGGATTGCGTTCATCCAGTGCGTTGGCAGCAGAGATGAGAAGACGAACAAGTATTGCTCAAGGGTCTGCTGCATGGCAAGCCTGAAGAACGCGTTTGCGATAAAGGAGAGGTACCCTGATGCGGAGATCACGGTGTTCTACATAGACATCAGGGCATACGGGAGGATGTACGAGGAGTTCTACACGAGAACGCAGGAGAAGGGTATCAGGTTCATCAGGGCGAGGGTGGGGGAGATATACGAGAAGGATGACGGGACGCTTGTTCTGAGCTACGAGAACACCCTCCTCGGAGAGGTGTTTGAGGAGGAGTTCGATCTCGTCGTGCTTTCCATCGGGATGGAGGGGAACACGGAAGTTGCGAAGAAGCTCGGCATCTCCGTTGGAGAGGACGGTTTCTACGAGGTGGCGCATCCAAAGCTCAGGCCGGCTGAGACGGACGTGAAGGGAATATTCCTTGCGGGCACTGCGAGTGGGCCCAAGGACATTCAGGACAGCGTGGCTTCAGCAGGCCTTGCCGCGGCGAAGGCAATGGAGCTGATAGTGAGGGGACAGGCTGAGTTCGACCCTTACAACGCATACGTGGATCAGGACAAGTGCATTGGATGCGGGGTTTGTGTGAGCGTTTGCAACTTCAACGCGGCGTTCATGGAGGGCAAGAAGGCGAAGATTGATCCAAATGCATGCGTGATGTGTGGTGTCTGCGTAGCCTCATGCCCTGCCGATGCAATAGACATGGGGTTCTTCAAGGAGGAGGCAATCGTCTCCGCGATAGATGCTCTCGCTGAGGAAAAGAGCATGGAGCCCCTCGTTCTCGCATTCGCCTGTCACTACTGCAGCTACGGCGCGGCAGATCTTGCAGGTACGACCAAGGTTCAGTACGAACCCAACATCAGGATAATAAGGACCCTCTGCTCCGGGAGGGTTGACCCGGAGTGGATTCTGAGGGCGCTGAAGAAGGGGATTGATGGCGTCATCGTCTCCGGTTGCAGGCTCGGGGAGTGCCACTTCAAGGTCGGCAACTACCACGCAAAGGACAGGGTGGAGGCGATAAAGAAGGCTCTGGAGGAGGTCGGCATAAACCCCGAGAGGGTCACGGCGATCTGGCACTCGGCAGGAGAGGCAAGCGGGATTGCAGAGGACTTCAACAACTTCGTCGAGAAGCTGAGGGAGCTCGGGCCAATAGAGGAAGAGGTGAGGAGAAATGGTTGA
- a CDS encoding 4Fe-4S binding protein, giving the protein MVERDVDMVDETKFKYIQRAKGETRELIYDYKVCNGCGICVYACPVNAIELGPVHDIAIGLEMPPVTIDHTKCAYCGICYALCPFNAYEFYINGEKVEKDQLPLSPVGFTEIDYEKCTDCTLCYKACPEDAITRTVKITRDQIPERNEGAEGKVIIDREKCNLCGICAEFCEVFKMVEREPGPTNPMPYEDILLDESTCDYCKLCEDVCPEKAITVEGGKRLDFKLEKLADVVVDNEKCSYCAYCEAVCPYDAIKTTKPMDGELFLYEPRMYRCDPVGCGACIKICNHNKVWYVSEDQGRVHFNAQHCIYCGACENACPYDLIGVERKEYYTKENVSWEPWVESWHEALKRVVEKRRAEEPERKLYREELRGEVEEEELTPKKVDAEALREIEERLKVVEEVLKKAYVRRAIEKGNIEAFIKGIRKAVGEKGR; this is encoded by the coding sequence ATGGTTGAGAGAGACGTCGACATGGTTGACGAGACCAAGTTCAAGTACATACAGAGGGCTAAGGGGGAGACGAGAGAACTCATATACGACTACAAGGTCTGCAACGGCTGCGGGATATGCGTTTACGCCTGCCCCGTCAATGCGATAGAGCTCGGGCCAGTGCACGACATAGCTATAGGCCTCGAGATGCCTCCCGTGACGATAGACCACACGAAGTGCGCTTACTGTGGAATCTGCTACGCTCTCTGCCCATTCAACGCCTACGAGTTCTACATAAACGGTGAAAAGGTTGAGAAGGATCAGCTTCCCCTCTCCCCGGTCGGATTCACCGAAATAGACTACGAGAAGTGCACCGACTGTACGCTCTGCTACAAGGCCTGTCCCGAGGATGCGATAACGAGGACCGTGAAGATCACGAGGGATCAGATCCCTGAGAGGAACGAGGGCGCTGAGGGGAAGGTGATCATAGACAGGGAGAAGTGCAACCTCTGCGGGATATGCGCGGAGTTCTGCGAGGTATTCAAGATGGTCGAGCGCGAGCCGGGGCCGACGAACCCAATGCCATACGAGGACATTCTGCTCGACGAGAGCACATGCGACTACTGCAAGCTCTGCGAGGACGTGTGCCCGGAGAAGGCAATAACTGTCGAGGGCGGGAAGAGGCTCGACTTCAAGCTCGAGAAGCTTGCTGACGTTGTTGTTGACAACGAGAAGTGCTCATACTGCGCTTACTGCGAGGCCGTCTGCCCATACGATGCGATCAAGACCACGAAGCCGATGGACGGAGAGCTCTTCCTGTACGAGCCCAGGATGTACCGCTGCGACCCCGTTGGTTGTGGGGCCTGCATAAAGATCTGCAACCACAACAAGGTGTGGTACGTCTCCGAGGATCAGGGGAGGGTGCACTTCAACGCCCAGCACTGCATTTACTGCGGTGCATGCGAGAACGCCTGCCCGTATGACCTGATAGGCGTGGAGAGAAAGGAGTACTACACGAAGGAGAACGTGTCGTGGGAGCCGTGGGTTGAATCATGGCACGAGGCGCTGAAAAGGGTCGTGGAGAAGCGGAGAGCTGAGGAGCCGGAGAGGAAGCTGTACAGAGAAGAGCTGAGAGGAGAGGTGGAAGAGGAGGAGCTCACGCCAAAGAAGGTTGATGCTGAGGCGCTGAGGGAGATAGAGGAGAGGCTGAAGGTTGTGGAGGAGGTTTTGAAGAAGGCCTACGTCAGGAGGGCGATCGAGAAGGGCAACATAGAAGCATTTATAAAAGGCATCAGGAAGGCAGTGGGCGAGAAGGGCAGGTGA